In a single window of the Candidatus Methylacidiphilales bacterium genome:
- a CDS encoding class I SAM-dependent methyltransferase has translation MKKLTTFLRDLFIIGLRQPADIGHVLGIARHAAGQIVDAAADTRTIPVVDMQELPGAPGRTVVQTFPGVGASVSLAEAAALAALCRSVRAKRIFEFGTYKGVSTTQFALNLPEDGQIITLDLPEDHPCYSLAITKEEERMIAAEGGKGVLVPADLRHKVTFLKSDSASFEVAPYAGSMDLVFVDGAHSYEYVKNDSKKGWEMLRPGGILVWHDCVPSHPEVVKFVKECGWMPQRVQGTALAYALRN, from the coding sequence ATGAAAAAACTGACGACCTTCCTTCGGGATCTCTTCATCATCGGCCTGCGACAACCGGCGGACATCGGACATGTACTGGGTATTGCCCGTCATGCAGCGGGTCAGATTGTTGATGCGGCTGCGGACACGCGCACGATCCCGGTTGTGGACATGCAGGAACTTCCCGGCGCACCCGGTCGAACCGTGGTCCAGACCTTCCCCGGCGTGGGAGCCTCCGTCTCACTGGCTGAAGCTGCCGCGCTGGCGGCTTTGTGTCGTTCAGTCCGGGCCAAGCGCATATTTGAATTCGGAACGTACAAAGGAGTGTCCACCACCCAGTTTGCCCTGAATTTACCCGAAGATGGTCAGATCATTACCTTGGATCTTCCGGAGGATCATCCCTGCTACTCCCTGGCCATCACCAAGGAGGAAGAAAGGATGATCGCCGCCGAGGGTGGCAAGGGTGTCCTGGTCCCGGCGGACCTGCGGCATAAAGTGACTTTTCTGAAAAGCGATTCGGCCTCTTTTGAGGTGGCTCCATATGCGGGTTCGATGGATCTGGTCTTTGTTGATGGGGCGCACAGCTACGAGTATGTCAAAAACGATTCTAAAAAGGGTTGGGAGATGCTTCGCCCGGGTGGAATCCTCGTCTGGCATGACTGCGTCCCCAGTCATCCCGAGGTGGTCAAGTTTGTCAAGGAATGTGGGTGGATGCCACAAAGAGTGCAGGGCACGGCCTTGGCCTATGCCCTTCGAAACTAA
- a CDS encoding glycosyltransferase family 4 protein — translation MKILITTFTFPPSKDGVSEAARAMAEGLAERGWDVVVATSYDPSRLDFSPMPNLRIMQFHVGGHPLLKGGVSGQVEEYKRLLEEENPDYLVCHCGADTWPTCLALSVFPRMRAVKIQISHGFSLQCWKPVGTFPWGLGYWLRFQPLVWFLPLILWRFDALVFLSQQRDWNRFFDHTLARLFCHPRVEVIPNGTDLRAFDLKKTSFRERFGIGLGPMLLCVANFSTRKNQEVAIRAFHRLEQTEASLVLVGSEFNEYSSYLLKLVGDLFPGNERRRVFMMERLSREDVLEAYLECDMTLLSAREETQPIVLIESMAAGKPWISTDTGCVRNLPGGVVVSGETEMTEMMRQMLDKPDWAAELGRQGRRAAEAQYNWGRVLDAQEKLLLSLQSRVPAKI, via the coding sequence ATGAAAATTCTCATCACCACATTCACTTTTCCGCCCAGCAAAGATGGGGTTTCGGAAGCTGCGCGTGCTATGGCGGAAGGCCTGGCAGAACGGGGTTGGGATGTTGTTGTGGCCACTTCCTACGATCCAAGTCGGCTTGATTTTTCACCAATGCCCAATCTTCGGATCATGCAGTTTCATGTCGGAGGGCATCCCCTTCTCAAGGGTGGAGTCTCTGGACAGGTCGAAGAATACAAACGGCTTCTGGAGGAAGAGAATCCTGATTATCTCGTTTGCCACTGTGGTGCGGACACTTGGCCGACTTGTCTGGCGCTGTCCGTTTTTCCCCGCATGCGGGCGGTCAAGATCCAGATAAGTCATGGCTTTTCATTGCAATGCTGGAAACCCGTTGGGACTTTTCCTTGGGGGCTGGGTTACTGGTTGAGATTTCAGCCCCTCGTTTGGTTCCTGCCGCTGATTTTATGGCGTTTCGACGCCCTGGTATTTCTCAGTCAACAGAGGGATTGGAATCGATTCTTTGACCACACGTTGGCCCGGCTTTTTTGTCATCCACGCGTTGAGGTGATTCCGAATGGCACTGACCTGAGGGCATTCGATCTAAAAAAAACCTCCTTTCGAGAGCGCTTTGGGATAGGCTTGGGCCCGATGCTTTTATGTGTGGCGAATTTCAGCACCCGCAAAAATCAAGAGGTGGCTATCCGTGCTTTCCATCGCCTGGAACAGACGGAAGCCTCCTTGGTGTTGGTTGGAAGCGAATTCAACGAGTATTCATCGTATTTGCTGAAGTTAGTGGGAGATCTCTTTCCGGGAAATGAGCGGAGACGTGTGTTTATGATGGAAAGGCTGTCGCGAGAGGATGTTTTGGAGGCTTATCTGGAATGCGACATGACCCTGCTTTCAGCGCGTGAGGAAACCCAGCCTATTGTCCTGATTGAAAGTATGGCGGCAGGAAAGCCGTGGATCAGCACGGACACCGGGTGTGTCCGCAATCTTCCGGGCGGGGTGGTGGTTTCAGGGGAGACGGAAATGACCGAGATGATGAGGCAGATGCTGGATAAACCTGATTGGGCAGCGGAATTGGGACGGCAGGGCCGTCGGGCAGCCGAGGCACAATACAACTGGGGCCGGGTGTTGGATGCCCAGGAAAAGTTGTTGCTTTCTCTACAGTCCCGGGTCCCCGCCAAAATATGA
- a CDS encoding glycosyltransferase, which produces MIKRVLYFIRRTAAHFILKGKVMDVWLWRQTRRLAAEYSCFVLAASSRAKPVPCQARVSSVRSLKRILFLCANMWEKRELLPELRKLAEVDFMDVSPFILQGQVNADDRLDFEALRNSWKSSGERSYDVSVVYLNAALLNLDLLQEVRRKTDGLLLGLNLDDKTSYSEFTAFRTSPQNYRNWARHFDCNLSNSRSLVDIYNDDGHPCLYLPTGFHFNPEVHRFQPQGSFDYELSFVGSCKHERRKFVGALQDMGIEVKLFGGGWEGAEFTDEGPSVYRRSLINLGIGYNLPGSQFTNLKNRDFECPGSGGCYLTTFDWELADCFEVGKEILCYRDVHDFCEIFAYYRRRPELCRKIAEAGYLRAKDQHTWAHRFASVFVSLGFTINPLK; this is translated from the coding sequence ATGATCAAGCGCGTTCTTTATTTCATCCGTCGCACGGCGGCCCACTTTATTCTCAAGGGTAAAGTCATGGACGTTTGGTTGTGGAGACAGACCCGTCGTCTGGCTGCAGAATACTCTTGCTTTGTTCTGGCGGCATCATCGCGCGCCAAACCCGTCCCCTGCCAGGCGCGTGTTTCCAGTGTGCGCAGTCTGAAACGAATTCTATTTCTTTGTGCAAACATGTGGGAGAAGAGAGAGCTGCTGCCGGAACTGCGCAAATTGGCTGAGGTCGACTTCATGGATGTCAGTCCATTTATCCTTCAAGGCCAGGTAAATGCCGACGATCGGTTGGATTTCGAAGCATTACGAAATTCGTGGAAGTCCTCCGGAGAGAGGAGCTACGATGTTTCGGTGGTATATCTCAATGCCGCACTACTCAATTTGGACTTATTGCAAGAGGTGCGCAGAAAAACGGACGGGCTGCTTCTGGGTTTGAATTTAGATGATAAAACCAGTTATTCTGAATTTACGGCCTTTCGCACGTCCCCGCAGAATTACCGGAACTGGGCCCGACACTTTGATTGCAATCTAAGCAATAGCAGGTCCTTGGTTGACATTTACAACGACGACGGTCATCCGTGCCTCTATCTTCCGACTGGGTTTCATTTCAATCCGGAGGTTCATCGTTTCCAGCCGCAGGGCTCGTTTGACTATGAGCTGAGTTTTGTCGGCAGTTGCAAGCACGAACGTCGGAAGTTTGTTGGTGCGCTTCAAGATATGGGGATTGAAGTCAAACTTTTCGGCGGAGGTTGGGAGGGTGCTGAATTCACGGACGAGGGGCCGTCGGTCTATCGGCGTTCGCTGATCAATTTGGGGATCGGTTACAATCTGCCGGGCAGCCAGTTCACCAATCTTAAAAACCGGGATTTTGAGTGCCCGGGCTCCGGGGGATGTTACCTCACGACGTTTGATTGGGAGCTTGCCGATTGTTTCGAGGTGGGAAAGGAAATCCTGTGTTACCGCGATGTGCATGACTTTTGTGAAATCTTCGCGTATTATCGGAGACGTCCTGAACTCTGCAGGAAAATTGCGGAAGCGGGCTATTTGCGGGCCAAGGACCAACACACCTGGGCGCACCGCTTCGCCTCGGTTTTTGTTTCGCTCGGATTCACCATCAATCCATTGAAATGA